A section of the Octopus bimaculoides isolate UCB-OBI-ISO-001 chromosome 17, ASM119413v2, whole genome shotgun sequence genome encodes:
- the LOC106878480 gene encoding histone-lysine N-methyltransferase SETMAR-like, with protein MKLQRRNFRAMMFLHYSKGKSAADSHEILYRLFQDLSPSYSTVKFWFGEFRRGKEDLEDDQRTSRPNASILAENIEVIEAMLNSDKRVTPKEIEGTLSIGSGNVKWILQNHMHLKQHSCCWIPQTLNEMQKQARVEWCHYMLKKFENGGSPKVWDIVVEDQIWLYQYEPETKRQASVWVFPDEDPPLKLKRPRSVGKTMMATYFQRSGYLVTTSLTDREIVSAQWYVTKCLPQLFEAIKLKRPDSGLRGILLHHDDTRINTAAATLDLLAENHVQIISHPDSSPDLSPCDYFLFSKVKEKLRGIRFESPEEAVQALVNQMSQLSNFEWTQCFSNWFKRMKTCIDCEGDYFEKT; from the coding sequence ATGAAACTGCAGAGAAGAAATTTTCGAGCCATGATGTTCCTGCATTACTCGAAAGGGAAAAGTGCAGCTGACAGTCATGAAATTTTGTATCGATTATTTCAGGATTTAAGTCCCTCTTACAGTACAGTTAAATTCTGGTTTGGAGAATTTAGACGTGGTAAAGAAGATTTGGAAGATGACCAAAGAACTAGCCGCCCAAACGCTTCAATACTCGCTGAAAATATTGAAGTTATAGAGGCAATGTTGAATAGTGATAAAAGAGTGACACCTAAAGAAATAGAAGGTACCTTAAGCATTGGATCAGGAAATGTCAAATGGATTCTACAGAATCATATGCATTTAAAACAGCATAGTTGCTGTTGGATTCCACAAACTCTTAATGAAATGCAAAAGCAGGCTCGAGTGGAATGGTGTCATTATATgctgaaaaaatttgaaaatggagGTTCTCCTAAGGTCTGGGATATTGTTGTAGAAGACCAGATTTGGCTTTATCAATATGAACCTGAAACAAAACGGCAGGCTTCTGTTTGGGTCTTTCCAGATGAAGACCCTCCTTTAAAACTGAAAAGGCCTCGAAGTGTTGGGAAAACAATGATGGCAACTTATTTCCAAAGAAGTGGTTATCTAGTGACCACGTCTTTGACAGACAGGGAAATAGTCAGTGCACAGTGGTACGTGACCAAGTGTTTACCCCAGTTGTTTGAAGCAATCAAATTGAAGCGCCCAGACTCTGGTCTCCGGGGCATTCTCCTCCACCATGATGACACTCGTATCAATACTGCTGCAGCAACACTCGACTTGCTAGCTGAAAACCACGTACAGATAATCTCTCACCCTGACTCTAGCCCTGATCTGTCACCTTGTGATTATTTTTTGTTCTCCAAAGTGAAAGAAAAGCTGAGGGGCATCCGATTTGAGAGCCCCGAAGAAGCTGTCCAGGCACTGGTCAACCAAATGTCTCAACTGTCCAATTTTGAATGGACTCAGTGTTTTTCAAATTGgtttaaaagaatgaaaacttGTATAGATTGTGAGGGGGATTATTTTGAAAAAACctga